Proteins from one Enterobacter bugandensis genomic window:
- the pepD gene encoding cytosol nonspecific dipeptidase: MSELSQLSPQPLWDIFAKICSIPHPSYHEEQLAEHIMGWAKEKGLHAERDQVGNILIRKPATAGMENRKPVVLQAHLDMVPQKNNDTVHDFTKDPIQPYIDGDWVKARGTTLGADNGIGMASALAVLADDSVEHGPLEVLLTMTEEAGMDGAFGLQANWLQADILINTDSEEEGEIYMGCAGGIDFISTLPLSREAIPAGYQTFKLTLKGLKGGHSGGDIHLGLGNANKLLARFLAGHAAELDLRLVDFNGGTLRNAIPREAFATVAVPAAKADELKKLSSVYLDILKNELSAKEKNLTVVLESVSTDKAALTAQSRDSFVQLLNATPNGVIRNSDVAKGVVETSLNVGVVTMSDDSAEIICLIRSLIDSGKEYVVSMLESLGALAGAKTSAKGSYPGWQPDASSPVMALVRETYQRLFNSTPNIQVIHAGLECGLFKKPYPDMDMVSIGPTITGPHSPDEQVHIESVGHYWTLLTELLKAIPAK, translated from the coding sequence GTGTCTGAACTGTCTCAATTATCTCCGCAGCCGCTGTGGGATATTTTTGCCAAAATTTGCTCCATTCCACACCCTTCCTACCATGAAGAACAGCTTGCCGAACATATTATGGGTTGGGCGAAGGAAAAAGGTCTGCACGCAGAGCGCGACCAGGTTGGCAACATTCTGATCCGCAAACCGGCTACCGCAGGCATGGAAAACCGTAAACCGGTTGTACTGCAGGCGCACCTGGACATGGTGCCACAGAAAAACAACGACACCGTTCACGACTTCACTAAAGACCCAATCCAGCCGTACATCGATGGCGACTGGGTAAAAGCGCGCGGCACCACCCTGGGCGCGGACAACGGCATCGGTATGGCCTCTGCGCTGGCGGTGCTGGCTGACGACAGCGTTGAACACGGTCCGCTGGAAGTGCTGCTGACCATGACCGAAGAAGCGGGCATGGACGGCGCGTTCGGTCTGCAGGCGAACTGGCTGCAGGCAGATATCCTGATCAACACCGACTCCGAAGAAGAAGGCGAGATCTACATGGGCTGCGCGGGCGGGATTGATTTCATCTCTACCCTGCCGCTGTCACGCGAAGCGATCCCTGCTGGCTACCAGACCTTCAAGCTGACGCTGAAAGGGCTGAAAGGCGGTCACTCCGGCGGTGATATTCACCTGGGCCTGGGTAACGCCAACAAACTGCTGGCGCGCTTCCTGGCGGGCCATGCGGCCGAGCTGGACCTGCGTCTGGTGGACTTCAACGGCGGCACCCTGCGCAACGCGATCCCACGCGAAGCCTTTGCCACCGTGGCGGTGCCAGCGGCGAAAGCGGACGAGCTGAAAAAACTCTCCAGCGTCTACCTGGATATCCTGAAAAACGAACTGTCGGCGAAAGAGAAGAACCTGACCGTGGTGCTGGAATCCGTGTCTACGGATAAAGCCGCCCTGACCGCGCAGTCTCGCGACAGCTTCGTTCAGCTGCTGAACGCGACGCCAAACGGCGTGATTCGCAACTCTGACGTGGCGAAAGGCGTGGTGGAAACCTCTCTGAACGTGGGCGTGGTGACTATGAGCGACGACAGTGCGGAAATTATCTGCCTGATCCGCTCCCTGATCGACAGCGGTAAAGAGTATGTAGTAAGCATGCTGGAATCTCTGGGTGCGCTGGCGGGCGCGAAAACCTCCGCCAAAGGCAGCTACCCAGGCTGGCAGCCGGATGCAAGCTCTCCGGTGATGGCGCTGGTGCGTGAAACTTATCAGCGTCTGTTCAACAGCACCCCGAACATCCAGGTGATCCACGCGGGTCTGGAATGTGGTCTGTTTAAGAAGCCGTATCCGGACATGGACATGGTTTCCATCGGGCCAACCATTACCGGTCCACACTCGCCGGATGAGCAGGTTCATATTGAAAGCGTCGGTCATTACTGGACGCTGTTGACGGAACTGCTGAAGGCGATCCCTGCGAAGTAA
- the gpt gene encoding xanthine phosphoribosyltransferase: MSEKYVVTWDMLQIHARKLAARLMPSEQWKGIIAVSRGGLVPGALLARELGIRHVDTVCISSYDHDNQRELKVLKRAEGDGEGFIVIDDLVDTGGTAVAIREMYPKAHFVTIFAKPAGRPLVDDYVIDIPQDTWIEQPWDMGVVFVPPISGR, from the coding sequence ATGAGCGAAAAATACGTCGTCACCTGGGACATGTTGCAGATTCACGCACGCAAACTGGCTGCGCGTCTGATGCCTTCCGAACAGTGGAAAGGCATTATTGCCGTCAGCCGTGGCGGTCTGGTACCGGGGGCGCTGCTGGCACGTGAGCTGGGTATTCGTCATGTCGATACCGTCTGCATCTCCAGCTATGACCATGATAACCAGCGTGAGCTGAAAGTGCTGAAACGCGCTGAAGGCGACGGTGAAGGCTTCATCGTTATTGATGACCTGGTGGATACCGGCGGTACTGCGGTCGCTATTCGCGAAATGTACCCGAAAGCGCACTTCGTGACGATCTTCGCTAAGCCAGCGGGTCGCCCACTGGTTGACGATTACGTCATTGATATCCCACAGGATACCTGGATTGAACAGCCGTGGGATATGGGCGTGGTCTTCGTGCCGCCTATCTCAGGCCGTTAA